The genomic region gagttcacgggtatggtcaacttctataactgaTTCATCCCCGGAGCCACGTGCATCATGCAGCCGttattcgccctcatcacagccaagcacaaaacgctcacctggaccccagaggcttgcagtgcatttgaggccaccaaggatacCTTTGTGAAGGCTACCAagctcgcccacccacacactgacctgcatatggcactctccgtcgatgcctctgccacagacgtcagcgccatcctggagcagcaggtgaatggacaatggaagccactggcattctttagccggcTTCACTGCCCACCAGAGCatgtatagtgccttcgaccatgagttactgggcatgtacctggtggtgcagcatttccgctatttcttggaggggaggagttTTACCATCGTTACTGtccataaacccctcactcaggcgctcgcaatggcccgccagcagcgtcacctctccttcatgtcggagtttaccaccgacattcggcacaaggtggagAAGGACAACATGGTCACCgatgcactctcatgaccggCCATCTGTGCGTTGACACccggcctcaacttcgaccagcttgcccgggaccagaagtccgactaggagatgcaagccttcaggactgccatcacgggcctgctgttccgagacctcctgactcctagAAGCGAAggcaccgtcctgtgtgatgtctccgtGGGCACCCTGTGGCCactggttccccagcagtggtgcaggcaagtcttccatcacatccacaaccttttgcacccgtccatcaggtccacggtccgtatggtggTAGAGCGGTTCATCtagcatgggctgtggaagcagatcgcaggctgggccagaacatgcacctattgccagatgtccaaggtgcacaggcacaccaggatgCCCGTGCAAGAGTTCAAGCACAtacgggaacagttcagccacattgaCGTGGACATAGTCAGGCTCTTACCAGTTTTccagggcaaccattacctgttcacgGTGATAGACCACACCACTCGTTGGCTCGAGGTAATCCTGATGCCGGACGcttccatggactcctgctcccgagcactgttgcacggttgggtcacccagttcggtgttccgaatcacctcaccagtgatcggggcacccagttcacctctgcgctctgggcacagctcgctaataggttggggatagagctacactgcaccatggcctatcacccggCTGGTCAAGCGTCTGCAGCACCACTTTatgtcggcacttatggcccgactcaccggtcccgactgggtggacgacctgccttgggtgctcctgggcatctgctcctcggccaaggaggatctgcaggcatcatcagctgagctggtctaagGCGCACCACTGCCACTGGCcagtgagttcatcaatgcacctcacaacccccagcagtcgctGCAGGAGCTACTTCCTTACTTCTGGACCCACTTGaactccttcgcacccccaccaccgcccagacacgGCACCCGGCCatcttacatccccagcgagctgcactcCGCAGATACGTTTTTATTTGGTGGGGCCcgcccgcggcacctctgcagagaccttacgagaggccatacagggttgtccagcgttcagggtctacgttcacactggacatcagcagcaggcgggagctgtttactgtggacaggctgaagccagctcacctcgaccccaccgaaccagtgattgtggcccagcccaagaagcgagaccGCCCAACGAAgaaggacattggcgctggttctggggggggggggggggtgctgtgtgaCGGCacccactaggcaggcgaacccgcctgcttgtaatccacacgGAGGGGGCATCTGGCCCGTCAGGGGATTCCCCTTCTCAGCACCaagctcagaagcctgcgctgggggaccacgtgacgcccgagtGACGTCGGCACCctacgcggttctcagccaggtcggggctgggagtataaatccagcctggcagccagcaataaatcactttgttctgctcactgagctcaacctgtctcgatgtatgttctttcagtagcagtgtagctgccgatACAGTATTTTACTAATTCCTCCCCATTCAAGCCCCCACCCTTGCACTGGCACTCCTGGTCAATATCAGAAAATTGAAATCCTTTACTACTACTCCCTATTGCTTTCCCGCACTTATAGCACGTCAGAAAATCCAaataaaattcatatttaaaccAAACCCAATAGTAAAATATGTTCTTTTTTTTACTAGTACTTTACATACTTTGCAATATTACAAATTCCTGTTTTTACACTCCCTCCCCACAATCGCCTCTTCctcttcaacacacacacacacacacctaactGTCTTCTGGTCTTCAAAACGCGAGCGATTTTGACAAATAAATGACATATAGCGTAAAATAATTTTGCATTGaggtttttaaaataaagtattttatgtGTTAGCGCGTATTAATTAATGTGATTCTGTCGTTATTGTTGATGTTTGCATTCGTTCAAAATTGCAGAGGGCGTTATCTGggatcacaaatcaattgcttgTGCAAAGTCTGACTCGCCGCATAATAAATCCAATGTGAAGAGGAATGGGCATCGTTCAAACGCTCCTGAAAGTGCAAGGTTACGTGTTTCTGTTCTTTGCGGCGATTCTTCGCGACAATGTTCTTGGCTTCTCCTCCAGCTCGAAGAACTTGCATTACGCGATGGGACGAGCCATTCAGAACACGTTGTTCTTTCGATTAAGCGATCTATCTCAACTTtgtaaaccaaactttgtaagcCTCTGGTCATTATGGAGGAAAACGGAAACTGTGTACACTGGGGTTTCCAgttactttaaattaaaaagaagcaCTTGATTTACTGTTATTTGAGAACACGCTCGTCAATTATTTCTCTGGCAACTGTCAGGTAAAAGCACCGGCGTTCAGTGCTCCGAGTACATTTGGCGTGGACGGGACGGTGTGCCTCCAACCCCCGATTTCGATTTTTGCTTGGGATTAAAGCTTAAAACTTCACGACCATCACCCAAAACTGACCAACAAACTTAAATTTATTTGTCCAGATGGTTACGGTAAATAGGATTACTCAATTCATCAGTGTGAACTGAATGGACAGATTTAAATGGCAAAGAATAAATGACTGATCGTTCTACCAATGTCCAGAGCCAGGTCCTCCGCAGGTTGAAACGCACCGCGGGGTTCGGATCAGCTGGCTCGAAGTTACATCACACCCTTTGTTTCCAATTAAACAGGCGGTGACGCGCCTCCTTGGGCAGACGTCAAGGACAAGGCGTGCCAGGTCCACTCGGCGCCAAGTGCGTCACCGCCCGCGGTCACGTGAAGGGCGGCGCGTCAAGTTGATTCACAAAAAAAACCTCCATAAAAAGGCAGTGGGAGCCGCCGGGGCTCGAGTTTCAGGTCGGAATCGAGAGGGAGAGGACGAGCCAAGAAGCAAGGTCTGTCTGCCACTAGCAGGACCTTGAGAATCCACTGGGTTCAAGCAGCAATTATGGTCATGATGGAAATCTCAAGTGTCAACAATGAAACTCTTGGCCACTTTCTGAAAGAAGATGCCTCCAAGTGTTTGCTGCTGGATTGCCGATCCTTCTTTGCCTTTAACGCTTCGCATATCGTGAATTCAATCAACGTTCGTTTCAGTACCATAGTGAAGCGAAGGGCTAAAGGGACGATGGGGCTTGAGCATCTTGTACCCAACGAGGAGTGCCGCACTCGTTTGATCGCCGGCCGCTACACAGCCGTGGTCATATTTGATGAAAAGACTTGTGAGTTTGACAGGCTCAAAAAAGACAGCCCGGTGCTCCTGGCAGTCAACACCTTGTGCCGAGAATCCTACGGGGCGAGCATCGCCTTCCTCCGAGGTGAGCCAGCTCCCCGCTTTTTAAACCCCCGCGCTGAAAAAGGTGCGCTCGCACCCTATCTCCCTTCGTTCACACCGGGGCCCCAGTCAGAAGACCAGCACCGTTTCAATGCTTCGGCTGATTGCACGGACGGCTTGAAACGAATTAAAAATGTGGACCATGGAATCATCCATGCGGTCTATGTTCATGGTCGCACATTTGAAACTGGCCTCTTCAGGTGGCAGTGAATTGatcagggtgtttttttttgtttggttgtAATTTCAGGTGGCTACGAAACATTTTCCTCGGAGTATCCAGAATTTTGTACGAAACCTTTATCTCTACCTCTGAGCGCCAACAGCGCGGAGCCCAGCTTCAGTTCAGGCGACCCTCCACTCTATGATCAGGTTAGTCACTGTCGGGCGCATTTGTATTATCCATCCTTAGAGCTAAAGTAatgcaaattatttaaaaaacaatGGCTTTATCGCTCATTTTGTTTATTGGGAAACTGAATGATTTTTCCCCCCCTCCACTACCGCAGGGAGGACCTGTAGAAATCCTTCCTTTCCTCTACCTCGGAAGTGCCTATCATGCATCAAGGAAGGACATGCTGGACGCCCTTGGAATTACGGCCTTGATCAATGTCTCTGCCAACTGCCCAAACCACTTTGAGGAATGTTATCAATATAAATGCATTCCGGTGGAGGACAGTCACAAAGCAGATATCAGCTCCTGGTTCCTGGAAGCCATTGCATTTATAGGTAAAGATTTATGCTTTCATTCCTATGTTAAGCAGTTAAATCGAAGTGGTCTGTGGAAAGAATCGAGAATGAGTGAAGATGTGTGGTCACGGAAGTGAACTGACTTTTGTTCACGTTAATTTCTTACCACCTTGTTCATGCACATAATCGGGAGTTCGTGTATGAATTTatatcactttttttaaaaaaaatcgtgTTATTGCTTACTGTTTCAGCACCTAATCAGATGTTTTGTTTTGTTCCAGACTCTGTGAAGAATACTGGAGGCAGAGTGTTTGTACATTGCCAAGCTGGAATCTCTCGTTCTGCTACCATCTGCCTGGCTTATCTCATGAGGGCTAACCGGGTGAAGTTGGACGAAGCTTTCGAATTCGTTAAACAACGCAGAAGTGTCATTTCCCCCAACTTCAGTTTTATGGGACAGCTTTTGCAGTTTGAATCTCAAGTATTCACGCCTTCGTGTTCCACAGAGGCTGCCAGCCCCTCACACAACTCCTCCACTACTTCGACTCGATTTGTCTTTAACTTTCCAGTCACCATGCCTGTCTGTTCGCCAGTAAAATCCTTGGGCTTTCTCCAGAGCCCCATCACCGCTTCCCCTTCCTACTGACGCGCAGAAAGACTGTATTTTCCGGACTAAAGCACAATAACCTGAGAGGTCGTGTCCACACCTTTCCTCAAAGGGTCCAGATTCATCCACTGAAGGTCTGTTGACCAAAAGTATGAAAAACTGAAATATCTTAACCGGACCATTGCACTGTGTTCACTTCTGAAAACTGGCGAAGATACAATCGGCATTTAAGCACTTTTAATGAATTTTTAGAGAGAAAAAACTGGTTTATACTGATTTGTTTGATAATttatacaattatttatttacatgatggcaatttgtttatatattttGTACGAATTCAATAAAGCATTTTTTTACATAACTCTTCGTTTATTAAGCATGAAGAGGAGTTTTTTTTCGCTACCTTACCTTGTTTACTCATTCAAGCTACTGGAATGCATCCCAGATCGTTTTTAACTCACT from Narcine bancroftii isolate sNarBan1 chromosome 9, sNarBan1.hap1, whole genome shotgun sequence harbors:
- the dusp1 gene encoding dual specificity protein phosphatase 1 → MVMMEISSVNNETLGHFLKEDASKCLLLDCRSFFAFNASHIVNSINVRFSTIVKRRAKGTMGLEHLVPNEECRTRLIAGRYTAVVIFDEKTCEFDRLKKDSPVLLAVNTLCRESYGASIAFLRGGYETFSSEYPEFCTKPLSLPLSANSAEPSFSSGDPPLYDQGGPVEILPFLYLGSAYHASRKDMLDALGITALINVSANCPNHFEECYQYKCIPVEDSHKADISSWFLEAIAFIDSVKNTGGRVFVHCQAGISRSATICLAYLMRANRVKLDEAFEFVKQRRSVISPNFSFMGQLLQFESQVFTPSCSTEAASPSHNSSTTSTRFVFNFPVTMPVCSPVKSLGFLQSPITASPSY